One Aegilops tauschii subsp. strangulata cultivar AL8/78 chromosome 2, Aet v6.0, whole genome shotgun sequence genomic window, AATCTTAGCTCAGTGGTAGGTATTGGTATTTATCGAGGCACTCATATATAATACTACCACTTCTCAACCACTGAATTTGCCTTGAGTTCTGTGCACATTCTCTCATTGCTATGGCTATAAGTGTGCAGTTAGTGAATATGCCAGATCTCAAGGCCCATTCAATGGTTGAGATGGTGGGAGTCCACCTATGCAAGCACAAATCCGTATCATAGATATTGTCAGAATGAGTATATCCATTGAACAATTGTTCTTTGCAATCACCTCACTTTTGGTAAGTTTGAGTGAACAATCAACTTGATGAAAAATGTGATTATACCTGTCACTATACCATATCTCACTGATTATTGAACTACCTCCGATCCAGAATAAGTGTCGCAGTTTTGAACTAACGCCTAGTTCAAAActgcgacacttattttggaccGGAGGGAGTAATGTTTATGAAGAATTGATGAGGCCCAGGCATTCCCTTTAAGCATCGTTGAGGTGGGCAAAAAATTAACAAACATCTCCAACATAGTTATATTTATTAATACTGGAAGTGTTCTGGTATTTTTTTTTTCCTGAGGTGCTGTTTGTTATTGGTTCTTATCTGTTGAACTTAAACAAGAATAATATGTGAGGAGTTCCTTCTatattttattatttttattattacgGAAGTGCTCTACATGTGTAGTAGTACCATAAAATTATGTAATGGGTTTTGGTTCTACCAGGGGCACTGTATGCCATATCTGCGCTCTTTTACTTGTTATATCTCACAATTAATATTTGAAACCTCTGGTGCATTACCTTGATTGAGGATAAGAACATGAAAAGAATGCTCTGTCACTGCTGCTGCAGGTCATTTATGTTTCAGACTTTCAGTAGCCTGATTGGAACGTACTTAAAAGTTCATTTAGAATCTGCAGTCAGAAACAAAGGAAATAATCTGGACACTGATTCAGTTtattttctccctctttttcttGTCATTGTTGCTAACTGTAAACCATGCAGAATGCGTCCTGTACCTATTTGTGCTGGATGTTTAGAGGTTCCAGTGATTATTATAATGTGACAGCATTAAAGCCCACAGCTGATTTTTTACCTCCGATTGAGCAGTTCTCTTTGTTGAGGTGTTAGCGTGTCCTTTTTTGTGTGGCTCATGTCACGGCTCATGCAGTTATTCCGTTTGGCATGTTCATCACTCGTTTCTTTGGATTAGGGTTTGGTTAGCAAACTAATACTATCAGATACTATTCCTTCTAAAAtatcttctttttcttttgagaAACTGGTTCTAACATTTGAATTCGTGATAGGTGGGAGAACCCATTGATGGGATGGACATCGACTGGTGATCCGTATGCTAATGTTGGTGAAGCTGGACTTACGTTTGACAGTGCCGAGTCAGCGAAGGCATTTGCTGAAAAACACGGATGGGAATATGTGGTGGGTCTTTGACTCTTTTCCCCCCTCGCTGGTATTCTGGTAGATAAGTTGACTTGGCAAATAAGATGTTCTATTCAGGACTGGAACTTCAGGAATATTGGGAAAGATCAAACAATGATTGGTTACACTTTTGAACATCTAGGATAATTCAATTCTTGATTCTTCTTCTAATTAAAATGTTCAAGCTGGGCAGGTCTTAAAGGGTTCCCATCATCCCATAGGTGCATTTCCAAACTGGGCTAGGCCTATTTGATGAAGTACATATAGAGATAGATTTCATGCTAGTCATATACTCCGTATGAAGTTTATTTTCCAGTAACTGTGTGGTCCTTGTTCTTGATAAATAGGCATTTAAGTATGTCTCGGCTGCTGCCTGTTGATGCCTCCTAGAAATTTTTGCTGAATAGTTCTTATCTTGGTCATTTTGCTCAATTAATTTAGCTCAAATTCTTTTCTCCGCAAGTTACCTCTCATCTGTTCTGCGTTGAAATTTATCATTTATGCCACATGCCTTAAAGGTCTGTTGTTTGATTAGATTGCTATTAAATGTTTTGAAGATAATATATTATATATCCTTTATATGTCTTAGAGATATGCTATAAATTATATCCACTAGAAGTCAAACTTTTATATCTTCCTTTTCTCTGAAACCCATTAGAGCCAGAGGTTGTCATCTATGGGCTCACTGTATTCTTTCCAAATTTAGCGACACCGAGAGTTTTGGTGTTACTTTGCAATGAACATTTTTTAGCTGAAGCTGTCGTAAACATTTTTCAAGTCTATTTCTGGAGTAAAATGTATGTTGAGTTGAATCTCCTTGCGCTGTTGTGTAGTATTATTTGATAACACATTCTTCTTGGAATGCGcctttcatatttatttgaaaaagaGAATTGTATACTTACATTTATATCTATCTTTTTGCAGGTTAGGAAGCGCCATACACCTCTTCTGAAGGTATGTATATCCTACATATCCTTCGTTTTGACTTGGTTAATGCATCTTCCTGCTTTACACAGTTCATACCTTGCATCTTAAAaaaaaaactggacacaccttttCTGTATATCCTACATGTCTTCTAAATCTGTTTGTGTTTACATGTATCATCGCTTTCAATGTGTGCTTGCACACTTTTGAGTTGTTTTACCAATACAACATGGACATATCGTCATAGGAAGTATTTAACATTGAGTTGTAAGCAAGAAAGCGAGTAAAATATGCTGGTAAAGAAAAACATTGGTGacctatccatgtgccagagccatgagttggttgcgggatcttatgggtttcacctctagcctaccccaacttgtttgggactaaaggctttgttgttgttgttgttgatgatgatgattttgaTGGTAAGCACTTGGTGCGCGTAACTCCGCAAGTAATGCAATCCATGTTAGATGTGATAACTTATGTCAGTCCATTATATTACGGGAAATGATGTGGAGATGGAATTATGGCATATATGGAAGGTGGATGTGAGGGCGGTGTCTTGGGTATTGCCACCTACGGGGTGGAGGGAAATGGTGCCAGTGGCATCTTGGGATATAGAGGTAGGGGAAAATGAAATGTCATGGTAATGGGTGAAGACCAACTTGGGGTCAACAAAGGACGGAAATGTGTAGACAAGGCAGGACGGGAGGATTTACGTACTCCCTGTGCACCCAAGTGTTTTTTCCTTTCTAGAAACCGCCAACAATTCTGAGAAAAAACACTGTTGACACCccatgtaagtgcatctagtgtcTCACAAAATTTGATCCAAATTTGACCAGTTACTCCAAAACAAGAGACTAATCCACCTCTGAATAGTAGCTAGTTCAAACTGGGTTGTGAATTGAGCACATTATCAGTACACTATAAACACTGTATTTGTTCTTTTTGTGTTTTTGAACTGTTTTAGATTTGGATTTGAAAATTTACATCTTAATAAAGTCAATGCCATGACCTTCGGAACTTTCTGTGAATTTTAAGATTCGGTTTTCTGTCGGAGTCTGTGAATACCCCATGACGGAGGGCACTGGGACTTAATGGATAGCCCGTTGCTTCTTTGTCACAGCGCCTGACCAAATTTGTTGACCTTCACATTATTCGTGTCTCCGGCAGACCGGCACTTTGAACTGAAGGCGCTCATCTTATCCATGAAAACTAGCTAGACATTGGTTCTGGTTCTCCATTAGTTCTTAGGACTTAGAAGTCAAAGGTTGTAGATAGAAGCCAAAACTGACATCAACTTTAGAAGTACATCGAATGTGCACTTGACCAGAGACAGAGTAATACCATGCTCGTCGACCCTTATCTTTTTGTTACTAGCAATTCGATGAGGACAAGCTAGTCAGTACTGGCTGCCATACTGTCTGAACCGATGTTCCCACTGATGCAAGGAGACCACTGTTTTGGCAGTTCTATCACCGTGTGTGCACTGGTCATATCCCCTGCCAAAGCATTTGACTTCGCTATCCCAACTAACACAACTATATTGCCAGGGATTTTAGATTTATGTTAGCAAGTCTGTTATATGATTCTCTAGAGTCGTTACAAGTGAATCACTTAAACAAAAGACATCGGATTCGGACAGAAGAATAAGGGCCAGTTTGGAAGAAGAATATTTCATGTTGAAGCTTCAGTATTTAGTTTGTACGGATACCCCAAATCCAAACAGGCCCTGAAGAATATATGAACTTACAACCCTGCACTAAATATTTGCATGTCCTAGAATCTGCACATTTCCATGGAGCTTGGCTGGGTCTGAACCTTAATTGTTGTTTGTTTACCCTGATTCGAAATTGCAAAAATATGTCGTCTTTTCATGGAACTAACACAATACTTTGTTATAATTAAGCATCATTTTGCGATCGGTTTGTATAGGTGTGTATTTACAACATTGGATAGGTTATTATACTTATAATTAACGGTTGATATTTAATCATGCAGCCCAAAACGTACGCAGAGAACTTCAAGTGGAAGGGCCCCCCGAAGACGGAGGAAGCAGCCTGAGCTGTGGATTTGTATGTTGTGTGGAGATTTTTCAAAAGATGTTCTTTTCCTCTGCCGCTCGTGCTGATTTTACTTTGTTCAATACCTGTCGTGCAATATGAGCTAGAACATGTCCTCATCAAACGTGTAATAAGCACGCATTGCAACTGAACTTGTCGGTCATCTCATCAAAATGTTTGTTAACTCCATTTTTTACAGGGTATAAATGCTTGTTATTAGCCTTGCCTGTAAAACTCCCCTTCACACAGAATTTCTTGGCTACTATATTTGTCAACTTAGTGCACGCAAAGAAGGCCAGGCAGATCGTGACTGCTGCCAGTCTGTGACTAGCTCTTGTACATCCTGCCCTGTCCCTACATACGTAGGCAATCACCAGTTATTATCAAACGGGAGTACAAGCAGCTCACTAGCTCAGAACACACCAGCAGACGTGCAATTCACTAAGCACACGTCATATTTTTCCCTTGCATTGTCCGGTCAACATCATATGTACTTTAGAACCCGGGCATGCACCATGCAAGCTTCCCAAAAAAGGAAACAGTTCACCTAGGTTTACCAGTACCACTAAACATGCACCTTAACCTAGTAGTTTAACAGTAACAAAACATGCACCTTAATCTATGACCTATGCACTTAGTTTCGCACGCTGCTTGGGTCTTGAGTGTCTCATGCGTCGCCGCCGGCGCGGTGGCTGCTGCCGGACGATGATGCATCGGCGGTGCGAAACCTCCAGGCGAAGAGGTAGTGCCTGTACTCGCACTGCAGCCGGCTGACGTCGCACGCTGCATGGAAGGAagcccgctcgccgccgccgcactcccaCTCGATCTTCGCCGTGCACGAGAACCCCCCTGGGGACTCCGGCAGCGTCGCCTGCTCGGCCACCACCAGCGCCACCTCCCCGCTGATCCTCCTCGACGCGGCCACCGCGCCGAGCCACAGGCACTCGGGCGCGCCCACCATCTCCTTGTAGGCGTCGTTCACCAGCCGGACGCGGTTGCTCGAGTCCGTGACGACCGCCGGCAGCGCGTCGGTCTCCACgtccgcctccacctcctccgccGTCTTCGAGGCGGCGGTGCAGCTGGCCGCGTCGACGGCGCCGTGGACGATGGATTCGACGTGGATGGTGGATCCTACGGGGCGCATCGCCCTCGGCGAGATCACCTTGGGCTCCAGCAGCTTCCGCAGCAGGTCGCGCTCCACGGGGacgtccctctccctctcctcctcctcctcctcgtcgcccgcCACCATGGTCGAGAGCATCGTCAGATTCCCGCCGGTACTCGCAGTCGCCGGCGGCAGCGACGCAAACGGCATGCATGCACTGCCCGGCACGGACACATAGGCCCTCGTCGCCGCGGACACCACCGCGTCggtggtcgccgccgccgcgcaccgGAGCGGCACCGGGTacgccgccctcttcctcttggcgGCAGCGGCCGGCGCGGACACCGGCACGGCGCTCGGGCGCCCGCGCTTCCTTGCTCGGCACGGCCTGCTCTGCAGGTGGCATAGCACGCGGTCGGCGGCGCCGTCGATCGCCTGCGCCGGCGACGCCGGCAGGGCGGGCTTGGGCGCGATGGGCCGGAACCGCGCGAGGATCTCGTTGGCCTTGACGGCCATGTCCACCGGCTGCACCATGGCCATTGCGTGCACGCACGAGTCGAAGTCTGCTGGCGGGGGTGGACGGAGTGCACGGCGTTGGGTCCCGGTGCCGTGCCGGCTTAAGAAGGGGTGGGCGGCCAATCGGATGCGCGCAGAGGGAGGGGCACGTGGGAGCGAGGGGCGGGGTACGTGGGCGAGCGGGCGGGGACGCGGCCGACACGTAGGCGGAGGCGAGTCGCGGGGCGCGCTGCTTTGGAGGGAGGGGCTGTGGATTCCAGTGGCGTCCAGTGAGAGGGGCGTCAGGCGTGTGACGGAGTGGGGGGAGGCACCGGACGGGCGGGCGGGCACGGGGAGGCGCGAGGCCCGTTGCATGCGCGGCGCGATCGCGTTCGCCGCACCGCGCCTGCTCGCTTCGTGTCGCCTCGTCCCCCGTGGCGCGTCCCGCCGCGGTcactggctggctggctggctggctgccgCTCCATTCATGGGGCGTGGGGTGGGGTCACGTTGGCAGATGCTGCGGCATTAGCCGCCAACCGGGTGCTGGTACTCCAGCACAAGGCCCTTCACGTTTTTTCCTTCCACGACTAGTTCGATGTTTCGTGCTAAGGAACTGCTTGCTTTCCCGTCCCCTGTATCATCCTGTTGTTCAGGTGCAATGTACTTATGTACATGCATGTACTACGAGTATGATTGGTTTGATGTCAAAAGTTGGTATGTCAATATTTGGCAAATGCCAAATGTTGGCTAGTGATTGGTTGGCTATCAACTTTTTTTCTCAACCTCACAAAAAGTTACCAACATTTGGCAATTTTGATTTTGCCAAATGTTggcttgccaaatattggcaatgccgattgttggcatcaaaccaattatGTTCTACGTGCTTATGCACATATATGTTCCTTTGAGATAATAGCTTGGGAGTACTTTTCCCAACCTCTATAAATGCATAGGGGTATTAGGTATGGTAGACGTTATATATATAATAACATTGCTCACCAACAACCAACGCCAAAACCGCCTAGCGTACGCGTATCTCCACACGTGTTGGCGAGCATAAGGCATAGACTTTACATATACGTACAATTTTGTAAGAGTAATCCATGATGATCTAACCCTATCGTCCAAAGAAATCAAAGCTGGTGACGAAACGCTCTTAGCACGTGGCGCAAAGGAGCACCGCACTACTACGTACCTACGACGCTACCATGCGTACGTCCGATGGCTCGTCCGTTTCCTAGCCAAACTCAAGTCCAGATAATCTAGACAAGCCCATAGATACAGTGCAGTGCTAGCAATAGCATACGGTAACTGGCACATTACTTTTTTTTGGTGCATGGAACTGGCACATTACTTGCAGCTGGTACTGGCAACCTTGGGTGCATGGCACGTACTCCTACACATACGGTCCGTAGTTACGTATTCCCTTGTACACGAAACCTCAGTGGCCAAAGATCTACGCGTGGAACATGCATGTCCTACTGTTTGGTCCTCTCCTCCGGCCGGCCCCACTGGAGAACCGAAACTTTGGACGCTACTGGTAGGAATACTTTAATTTAACCCCCGgttctgcatgcatgcatgcatgcatgcgcggCATGTGCTGCGTGCCGTGTCGAGCGGACAGGAAGGTGGCGCGACGAGTGGCGGCGCGGCGATTGGCGGGCGCGGCGCTGCGCAGCCCTAGCTAGCTAGCGCATgcagggagggagggagggaggcaggCAGGCGCTCCCGCCCGGCGAGTGGCGAGCGCGCCTCGCGAGGCGCGGCATGCATGGTTCGGTTCGGTGGCGGTGCTGCCTGTGCGCTGCGGTGCAGCTGGGGTCTGGTGTGGCTGCAAGTCATGACTCTACCGTTATGATGCTTGCTGCTGCGCGCAACGCATTTAATTCAATCTTTGCTCTAGCGACCTCATGCGACTGAATAATACTCCCCCGGTCCATTTTGTTTATCTTTTGATGAAAGAAGGCCCCCTTCCGAGGACGCGGAGTTTCTGCTCCCGAGCTcagaaaaaaattaaaataaataatagaaaaaatcaaaaaatttcaaaaataaactttcggtggtagataatttgatgcgtgaggtccgttttaaatttcaactcatttgagcatctgagcagctctcggcaaaaaaaacaaaatcggGGTATGTAAAAATGTTTAGAACTGTTCTAACCCGATTTTTTTTTTGCCGACAGCTACTCAGATGTCCAAATAAGTTGAAATTCGGGGTGGGCCTCACGCGGCAAATTATCTATCACACAAAAtaatgattttttttgaatttttctagtatttattTTGATCTTTTTTCTAAGCGGGAGCAGATGAGTCTGGGCATCGAATTGGATATCGCCCCTtctgatttctattaaagaaactaACTGGTTCGACCACAAAACACAACCCCGCGACCTACAACTAATCACACACACATTATTTCTAAGGAAGATAACGCAAAAGGAAGCGATCAAAGCGCATTCTTAGACATCTCTAATAATGTCACCAGCATCAAGATCGAAACAAGAGCAACCAACAGACCATCTCAACCAACCAGCACAGATGCCAGGTTTAATGAGGAAAACCACAAACACAAACACAGCCATGGTCTCAGACGATCAACACTTCTTACATCCACAAAAGCTTAAAACGAAAACATCTAGAAAGAACTACTGAAGAAGAGGACCAAGTCACTCCCAGAACGAGTAGCCTCAAGCAGCCTCAAGCAATCTTCATCCCTCTAGGCGTAGCACATTGTATCTCCACTCTTGCGAAGCTTTGTAGACATCATTTGCTACACGTTCTAGCAGCTTTGTTCCCAGCTTCAACACTTCTTTGTTTTGTTCCTTTGTCTGCAAGATAGACCATTCCACAATCCAGTGGCACATTAGTTTGACCAAAGTCATGGGATCATTATAGTTCTTATTATAAAAAATTACACCATTTATACATTTCCAAATGGTCTAGAAGAGGGAAGAGATTCCAATCAGGACTAATTTTTTATCATCTTTCGGAAAGGTTTTAATCCAGCTCCCAAAACATTCTTCAATTAAAGAGGGAGTGGATCTCGGCCCAAAAGTGCATTTAAGTAAACTCCATATCCTGGAAGCAACAGAACAACAAAACATTAGATGATTAGTAGTTTCATCTTTACCACAAAGCTCACAAGTTCTACTACCTTTCCATCCTCTTTTAAGGTGAGAGTCCCTAGTTAAAATACTTTTTCTGTTCACCAACCACAAGAAAACTTTGCTTTTAGCAGGAACTTTCACGTTCCACATTTTTGTGTGTGGAAAGTTGCAATCCTCAGTTTTCACTTTCCTACGTAAAGATTTCACAGAGAACTTCTTGCCAGCACTCAGGGTCCATTCAACCCTGTCTTTGCCATTTCCCATTTCCACCTCATCACGTCTACCCTTTAAATTATTCCACAAGTCCATGGATTCCCCATGAAGGGTTCTTCTAAATTTGAATCCCCTCCACCCTCTCTGAATAGTTCCAGCCACATTTATGTTATGATCAAAATAAAGGGCATAGAGTCTAGGATATTCATCCTTAAGTGCTCTATCATCTACCCAAATATCCTCCCAAAACCTGGTGTTACCCCCATCCTCTAGTTTTTTCTTAAGATATGTTACCCCCTTTGTTTAAATTTTTCCAATCACACCATTTATCAGGAAACCCTTTGAGTTTTAGCAT contains:
- the LOC109754460 gene encoding uncharacterized protein — encoded protein: MAMVQPVDMAVKANEILARFRPIAPKPALPASPAQAIDGAADRVLCHLQSRPCRARKRGRPSAVPVSAPAAAAKRKRAAYPVPLRCAAAATTDAVVSAATRAYVSVPGSACMPFASLPPATASTGGNLTMLSTMVAGDEEEEEERERDVPVERDLLRKLLEPKVISPRAMRPVGSTIHVESIVHGAVDAASCTAASKTAEEVEADVETDALPAVVTDSSNRVRLVNDAYKEMVGAPECLWLGAVAASRRISGEVALVVAEQATLPESPGGFSCTAKIEWECGGGERASFHAACDVSRLQCEYRHYLFAWRFRTADASSSGSSHRAGGDA